The genomic region CATCGTGTCTGCTTCGACCCTGGCCACGATGTCGTAGACTCCATAGACCACATAGACGTCCTTGACGTTCTGAATCGCCTTTAGCTTCTTCAGCAGGTCTTCCTCAGCGCCAAGGTCAGCATTGATCAAAACAAAGGCCATCGGCATCTCTAATTCGCTGCCTCTCGCGCTTCTATCGTAGCGTGTAGTAATAACCGTTGCTGCTTTTATCTTCCGAAGCACTCCATTGATGTGCCGAAGTATCGTTCGTGGGGACAGGTTGGTGGATACTTCGATGGTGATGGAACAATTAGTTTCTCAGACACGACCAACCAGCCATACAA from Nitrososphaerales archaeon harbors:
- a CDS encoding Lrp/AsnC ligand binding domain-containing protein gives rise to the protein MPMAFVLINADLGAEEDLLKKLKAIQNVKDVYVVYGVYDIVARVEADTMDKVKETITWNIRRLDKVRSTLTMIVVEA